GTAATCGCGTGCCCAGGTGCACAGCATCTCGCCCGAACCGCTGCCGAGGTCGAGCACACGAGTCCCCGACTCCAGGCGCAACGCCGCGCCGAGTGTGGCGAGCTTTTCCGGCGTAAACGGGTTATGGATGCGATGAGCACTTTCGGTGATGGTAAAGATGCGTGGGATGTCCAATGTAGGAACTCCTTACGAGACAACAAAGGCCTCGTAAAATGTCGTTCTCCTGGCGTGGTGTTTCATAAATTCACATATGTTTTATGTGTCTGAAAACCAAGATTCGGGTTTTTCCGAGGCCATGACCTCAATGTACTGCGGACTGATTTTCCGAGCGCGGCACGAGCGTCAGTGATTTCGTCCGTACAGCCCCGTCACGTAGGCCAGAAACGCCGCCAGACCGTCGGTCAGGCGTTGTTCGTCCACCCGCCAGGACCAGTTGCCCTTGGCCACGGACGGCTTGTTCATGCGCGCCTCCTCGCCCAGGGACAGGATGTCCTGCATGGGCAGGATGGCCGTGTTGGCCACACTCATCATGGCCTGCCGGATCAGGATCCAGGGGGCCTCCAGGGCGCCGAACTCCCGACCCAGATAGTCGAAAAGAACGCGGCGGCCCTCCTCCCCGGCCTCGGACTCGAACCAGGCCCGGGTGGTGGTGTTGTCGTGGGTGCCGGTATAGACCACGCTTGACGCCTCATGGTTGTGCGGCGCGTCGCGGTTTTCCGCGATCTCCGGGCCAAAGGCGAACTGCAGGATCTTCATGCCCGGGAATTCGAAGCGGTCCTTGAGTTCGCGCACCTCGGCGGTGATGACCCCCAGATCCTCGGCGATGATCGGCAGGGTCGGGAAGCGGTGCAAAAGCTCCCGAAAAAGGGCCATGCCCGGGGCCTTGACCCACTGGCCGTTGACCGCCGTCGTCTCCTCGGCCGGAATCTCCCAATAGGCCTCGAACCCCCGGAAATGGTCCAGGCGGATGAAGTCGTAGAGCCTAAAGGCGTGGCCCAGACGTTTCGTCCACCAGGCGAACCGGGTGGCCTCATGGGCGGGCCAGTCGTACACGGGATTTCCCCACCGCTGCCCCGTGGCGCTGAAATAGTCCGGCGGCACCCCGGCCACGAACAGGGGCTGCCCCTCGGCATCAAGCCGGAAAAGCCCCTGGTTGGACCACACGTCGGCGCTGTCCTGGGTCACGTAGATGGGGGCGTCGCCGATGATCAGGATGTTGTTGTCCGCTGCGTAGCGGCGCACGTCCTGCCACTGCCGGGCCAAAAGATACTGCACAAAGGTCACGAAGCCCATGGCCTCGGCCCGCTCCCGGCGCACGTCGGCCAGGGCCGCGGCCTCCCGGGTCCGCAGCTCCCGGGGCCAGCCCGTCCATTCCTGGCCGCCGCGGGTGTCCTTGATGGCCCGAAAAAGCGCGTATTCCTCCAGCCAGAAGGCGTTTTCGGCCAAAAACGCCGCAAACCACGGGTCGCCCTCAAGCCCTTCCCGGCATCTCTCGAAGGCCAGGCGCAAAAGCCCCATCTTGAAGGCCTCGGCCCGGTCGTAGTCGGCCGTCATCGGATCGTCCTGGACGAACCCCTCGATCTCGCCAGGCTCCAGGTAGCCGTCCTCCACCATCTTCTCCGGGCTTATCAGCACGGGATTTAGGGCAAAGGCCGAATCGCCGCTGTAGGGCGAGTTGCCGATAAACGTCGAGGTGGGGGTCAGCGGCAAAATCTGCCAGTAGGACTGGGCCGACCTGGCGCAAAAATCGATGAACCGGCGGCTGGCCGGGCCGAAGTCCCCCACGCCGAACCGCGACGGCAGGGACGTGATATGGAGCAGGATGCCGCTTCCTCTGCGTTTCATGTGGCCTCCAGGAAAATGGTCTGCCGCCAGTCTACCCGGGGATGGGGCCGGGGGCAATGCTTGCGCCGCAACCCGTCGGCAGGCCACGCCAACCCCCGTGTTGGCACGCTCCCCGCCGGACTCGCGTCCGGTCCAGTCCCGGCCGCCGCAGCTCGGCTTGAGCCCCCCCGGGAGAGGGCTAACCACCCGGAGTGCGGCCTCCGTATCCGCTGTACGGTGACGCCCGTTCCGGATGGCTCGCGCCGCTCCCCCCTGCCGCCGCCCCGCCAGGGAACATCTGGTGAAGAACCCCGGCCAGGTGTAGTATCGCGCCAGCATGGGCCGATCCCGGCCGCGAGGACGGGAAATCGTTTGATATGCTTGACGGAATTTCGGCCAGCCTTATTATGTAAACTTGCCGGGACACACGGCCGGAAAAAAAGGGGAGACGCAGCCGCCATGAGCGTGGAATACAAAGACTATTACAAGCTTCTGGGCGTGACCAAGGCCGCCAGCCAGGAGGAGCTCTCCAAGGCGTTCAAAAAGCTTGCCCGCAAGCACCACCCCGACCTCAACCCCAACAACCCCGACGCGGAGAAGAATTTCAAGGAAATCAACGAGGCCTACGAGGTCTTGAAAGACCCCGAAAAGCGCAAGCTCTACGATTCCCTGGGCCCCAACTGGAAGGACGGCCAGAACTTCCAGCCGCCGCCGGGATACGGGAACGCCCACTTCCATTTCGGCGGCGCGGGCGGCCCCGGAGGCCAGCAGTTCGACGCCGGATCATTCAGCGACTTCTTCGAGACCCTTTTCGGCGGCGCGGCCGGGGGCGGGGCGCGGTTTCACGACGCCTCGGGCTTTTCCGGAGGCGGGGGCGGCTTTAGCGGGTTTTCGCGCGGGGCCGCGCGCGGCCCGGCCCGGGGCCAGGACGTCACCGCCACCCTGGACCTGACCCTGGAGGAGGCCTACCAGGGCGGCTCCAAGGCCATCAGCCTTCAGGAGCAGACCATCCGCCCCGACGGTTCCCCGGCCATGCAGACCAAGACCCTAAGCGTAAACATCCCGTGCGGGGTGCGCGAAGGGGCCAAGATCCGCCTGTCGGGCCAGGGGAGTCCGGGCACGGGAGGCGGCCGGGCCGGGGATCTGTACCTCAAGGTACGCATCCTGCCCCATGCCCTTTTCAAGCTCGAAGAACACAACGTGGTCCTGGATCTGCCCCTGACCCCGTGGGAGGCGGCGCTTGGGGCCACGGTGCGGGTGCCCACCCTGGACGGGCATGTCGATCTGAACATCCCGCCGGGCATGGGCAGCGGCAAAAAGCTGCGCATCCCCGGCAAGGGGCTGTGCGGCAAGACCCGGGCCGACCAACTGGTGCGGATCATGATCCAGGTTCCGGCCGCACCCACGGATCAGGAGCGCAAGCTGTGGGAAAAGCTGGCCAAGGCCTCGACCTTTTCGCCCAGAACCTTCTAGGCCCCCGGAGACGCCATGGACATCACGCACGTCATACACGCCGCGGCGCCTGCGCGCTCGGGGCACATCACCTGGACCGAGGTCATCGAGCTGACCGGCCTGCACCCCTCCACCCTGGGCGAACTCATCGACCTGGGCTGGATCACGCCGGTGATCATCCGGGACGAGTCGTTTCTCTTCAAGCCCGGGGACATCTACCGCCTGCGCAAGCTGGACCGCATTGTGCGCGATTTCGAACTGCCGCTTCTCGGCGCAAGCATCATCGTCGATCTCTTGGAGCGCATCGAATATCTGGAAAACAAGGTGCGCGAGCTGGACCGTCTGTTGTGACCGGAAGGGAGAGCCGTCCCGGCCATGCCGGACAGAATCTTTCTGAAAGGAGCAATCGAATATGGATATGAACGCCTTCACCCAAAAATCCCAGCAGGCCCTTTCCGAGGCCCAGGCCGCAGCCGTGCGCCTGGGGCATCAGCAGGTGGACGCCGAGCATCTGCTCCTGGCCCTTTTGCAGCAGGACCAGGGCCTTGTGCCCAGGCTTCTGGAAAAGGCCGGCTACGACGCCGGTTCCTACACCGCAAAGCTCGAAGAGGAGCTGTCCCGCCAGCCCCGGGTCAGCGGCCCGGGCTCAAGCCCCGGATCCATCTACGTCACCCCGCGCCTAAACGAAGTCCTGGTCCGGGCCCAGGATCTGGCCAAGAGCCTCAAAGACGAATACGTCAGCGTGGAGCACGTCTTCCTGGCCCTTCTCGACGAACCGCCCAGCACGATCATCGGCCGGATCAACGCCGCCTTCGGCGTGGACAAAAACAAGATCCTCACCGCCCTGACCGCTGTTCGCGGCGGCCAGCGGGTGACCTCGGCCGATCCCGAGGCCACCTACGAGGCCCTCCAAAAATACGGCCGCGACCTGGTGGAGGAGGCCAAAAAGGGCAAGCTCGATCCGGTCATCGGCCGCGACGAGGAGATACGCCGGGTCATCCGCATCCTGTCCAGGCGCACCAAGAACAACCCCGTGCTCATCGGCGAGGCGGGCGTGGGCAAGACCGCCATCGTGGAGGGCCTGGCCGGGCGCATCGTCAAAAAGGACGTGCCCGAGGGCTTAAAGGAAAAGACCATCTACGCCCTGGACATGGGCGCGCTGATCGCCGGGGCCAAGTACCGGGGCGAGTTCGAGGAACGCCTGAAGGCCGTGCTCAAGGAGGTGCAGCAGTCCGAAGGCCGCATCCTGCTTTTCATCGACGAGCTGCACACCATCGTGGGCGCGGGCAAGACCGAGGGCTCCATGGACGCCGGGAACCTCTTAAAGCCCATGCTGGCCCGGGGCGAACTGCACTGCATCGGGGCCACCACGCTGGACGAATACCGCAAGTACATCGAAAAAGACCCGGCCCTGGAACGGCGCTTCCAGCCCGTGGTGGTGGACGAGCCGACCGTGGAGGACACCATCTCCATCCTGCGCGGCCTGAAAGAACGCTTCGAGGTGCATCACGGCGTGCGCATCAGCGACTCGTCCATTGTCGAGGCCGCCGTGCTCTCCAGCCGCTACCTGCCCGACCGGCAGTTGCCGGACAAGGCCATCGACCTCATCGACGAGGCCGCGGCCATGATCCGCACCGAGATCGACTCCCTGCCCGCCGAACTGGATCAGGCCAAGCGGGAGATCATGCGCCTGGAGATCGAACGCGAGGCGCTGCGCAAGGAGACGGACAAGGCCTCCAAGGAGCGGCTGGCCAAGCTGGAAAAGGAGCTGGCCGACCTCAAGGAGGGACAGGCCGCGTCGCTGGCCCAGTGGGACAAGGAAAAATCCGCCGTGGAGGACATCCGGCGCATCAAGAGCGAGATTGAGCGCACCCGGCTTCTGGTCGAAGAAGCCGAACGCAACTATGACTTAAACCGCGCCGCCGAGCTGAAATATTCCACCCTGGCCACCCTGGAGCGGGAGCTTGCCGAACGCGAGGAGCGCATGGGGGCCAAGTCCGGCGTGGCGCGCATGATCCGCGAGGAGGTCGGCCCGGACGACGTGGCCTCGGTCATCGCCCGCTGGACAGGCATCCCGGTCACGCGCCTGCTTGAGACCGAACGCGAAAAGCTCCTGCATCTGGCCGAAAAGCTGCACGAACGGGTCATCGGCCAGGATCAGGCCGTGACGGCCGTGTCCGACGCGGTGCTGCGCGCCCGGGCCGGGCTCAAAGACCCCAACCGGCCCATCGGCTCGTTCATCTTCCTGGGGCCCACGGGTGTGGGCAAGACCGAGCTGTGCAAGACCCTGGCAGCGGCGCTCTTCGACACCGAGGAGAACATGGTGCGCCTGGACATGTCCGAATACATGGAACGGCACACCGTGGCCCGGCTTATCGGCGCGCCTCCGGGCTACATCGGCTACGACGAGGGCGGCCAGCTCACCGAGGCCGTGCGCAGAAAGCCCTATAGCGTTGTGCTTTTCGACGAGATCGAAAAGGCCCACGGCGACGTGTTCAACGTGCTGTTGCAGATCCTCGACGACGGCCGTTTGACGGATTCGCACGGCCGCACCGTGGATTTCAAGAACACCATCATCATCATGACCTCGAACCTGGGCTCGAACATCCTGCTCGACGGCATCCGCCCGGACGGCGACTTCGAGCCGGGCGTGCCCGAGCGGGTCATGGAGATTCTGCGCGGCCATTTCCGGCCGGAGTTCCTGAACCGGGTGGACGAGATCGTGCTCTTTAAGCCGCTTCTGCGGGACCAGATCGGCAAGATCATCGAGCTGCTCATGTCCGGGCTGCGGGCCCGGCTGGCCGAACGCAAGATCAGCCTGACGCTGACCGACGCGGCCAAGGCCCATATCGTGGAGGCGGCCTATGACCCGGTCTATGGGGCCAGGCCGCTTCGGCGCTACCTCCAGGCCCATGTGGAGACGCCGCTGGCCCGGGCGCTCATCGCCGGGGATGTGGCGGATGGGCAGGACGTGGCCGTGGATGAACGGGATGGAGGGCTTGCGTTCGTGTAAAAAGAAAGAGCCGGGGCGGCTGCCCCGGACCCCGCCCGGGGGAAATCATTTCCCCCGGAACCCCCTGATATCGGCCGCATCTCTCTGGCGCAAAGCGCCTGGGAATGCGGTCGAAGTGTTTGGGGGGGAGATGGGGGAAGGTACACAGAAAACTAGATGCGTAGGGCAGATGAAATTGAGTCGGGCATTTCGGTCTGGGGGATTTCTACGTCGGGCGGCGTGGGAACACGACGCAGGTGGTTCGAGTGAGGAAAGGTTTCCCCCGCTTGTCGGAGATTTTCCAACCGAAGGATTTGCTAACTGACCAGAGCCAGTGTGAGCAGGGAGAGTAGAGTGGAATAGACAATGGCCAAACCGATACTGTCTGGATTGACGCGATATTGGACCGCCAGGACAAACGGCATGGCTCCGCAAGGACCAGCGCTGGTTAACATCAGCGTATCCTTTGAAACGCCTTCAGGAAGAGGGATCCATAGAATGGCGGTCCAGATCAACACTGGAAAAAGAATCAGTTTTAAAGACATGATGGATAACGCGCAGACATCAATGCGTTTCTTGATATTGGCAGCAATTATGATGCCGAGCGCGAACATGGAGGTTGGTGCAGCCGCTTTGCCCACAAAATCAGTATACGTATGAAATCCATCATGTAAGTCTATATGAAAGAAGTTGACAAGACAACCCATGCATATGGTGATGACAATCGGGTTGGTGATCAGCTTTTTTGCTGTATTGAGATAACTTTCTTGGCGATTACGGAGCAGCTCCATCACAACGGTCATGCCGCCAAAAAGAACAATTGTATCATCGACAATGATAAAGGTAATGAGTTCAGCAGCTTTTTTTCCGTATAAAATGTTCGCAATCGGAAGAACAAAGAAGGCGTGGTTCACAAAGCATGCAGCCATAGCGAGAAGCAACGATTCTTCAAAACTACGTTTGAGAAAATATCGACATATCATAGTGCCGCAGAAAAATATAATAGCTTCGCAAAGAAGATACACGAGTGGCAGGCGCATGCTCATATTGCTGAAATCAGTGTTGGTCAGCAGTCCGAACAGTAACGCGGGCATGCCCACATAGAAGACGAATTTATTGATTGCCTGCGCATTGGCGGAATCAAATAGTTTGCACTTGGCAAAGAAAATCCCGACAAGCAGGACCGCGCAAATCGGAAAGATCGGATTGAGAAGGGTAGATACAAAGAGAGACATATCATTACCTTATCTGCATGAATCCAGCTTCAACAAACGGTACAGAGATAGTATTTGCCTGACACCGCCGTCCCCGGCAGGGTAGCGATCAGCCTGCTTCCATCTCCTCTCCGCTACGGGCTCCTTGAGGGAACTCGGCCTCCATAAATCGCCGCACGACGACAGCCCCCCATGCCGTTCCCCGGCGCAGCCGTGGAGAACCTTTCAATCCCTCCGCCGCGTTTCACCCCGAAACAGGCGGCATGAGCAGCCGCTCCCGCAAGAGCTCGGTGAAGTTGCGCCGCCCGTCGGCCACGACATGGATGTACACTTCGCGGGCCGCCTTGTTGACCTGGTAGATGACCCGGTACGGCGCGACCTGGATTTCCCGATAGGAGAGGATGTTGACCCGCTGCAATTCCGGCGGGATACGCCCCCGGTCGGGAAGCTCCTTCAGGCTGTCGCGCGCCCTGACGAATTTTTCAAGAATCGCCTCGGCGATGTCCGGGCCGTCGTTTTCAGACAGAAACGCGAAGATACCCCGCAGGTCTTCTTCCGCGCGGCGGGTGAACCCGACCGCCCAGGCCGCGTCATCCCCGGCCATCGCGCTTCTCCGCGATCATCGTACGGATGTCGGCAAAGACCGCGTCCGCATCGCGAACCTGCCCAGCCTCCACATCACGCGCGCTGTCCGCCAGCATGCGCAAGAGCGCCAGACTTTCCTGCATCTGGTCGTAGGCCTTGACGTTCATCACCACGGCCTTGGCCTCGCCGTTTTGGGTGATGACCATGGGATTGCCCGTTTCGGCAACGGTTTCAATCAGTTGCTTCGCATTGTTCTTGAGCCAGGAGATGGGCTTGATATCCGAATGCAGTTGCATGCGCCCTCCACAGGGGAAAAATTACGACTGAATTTAGGGTATCTGGTTCGCCGGACAGAATCAAGAGCCGTGCTGCGGGGGGGGCCGGGTTCAGGCGCACATCCTGGTACGCCTGAAGGCCTGTCGGGATGGATCGGTTGCGAACGAGACGCACGCTACGTGCTCAGGCAGGCGCGCCATCGCGAATGACCGCCTGCCGCTTCCGGAACGTGACGTTCACCTCCACGGTCGTGTCCAGCCGCCCCAGGATCGTGATCAGGCGATCCAGGGAGAACCGCGCCAACCGGGCATTGCGGATGCGGGAAAATTCGGAATGGGCGATACCCGTCAGCCGCGCGGCCTCGCGGGTGGAAAGCCCGCGATCATCCAGCGTGCGGACGATCCTGGCCGCCAGCAGCGCACGTGCCTGCAAAAGGCCTGCGCCCTCATGTCCAAAATCCTGGAAGGCGTTGCCGCTTCCCCTGACAAGTTCCAGATCATCGTTCATCGTAATGCCTCCTGAAGCCGCCGCAGACGCTCCCGGATGAGGTTGATCTCCGACAGGGGCGTTTTTATCCCGTGTTTCGATTTCTTCTGGAACGCGTGCAGCACCCAAATGTCCGAATCGATTTTCAACGCATAGACCGCACGGAAAGCGTCACCCCGATGGCGCAGGGCCAGTTCGAAGACGCCGCCGTCCAAGCCCTTGAGCGGCTTGGCCACTCCCGGGGTCACGCCATCCGCCACCATGGTCAAAGCGCTCAGGATATCTGACTGGACATCCAAAGGGAACGTCTCGAAATCCTTGCGAGCAGCTTTGATCCAGGAAACCGGCCGTGTCAGTTTCATATAAGGTGTGTTGGCAGATTTGTCACCATTTGGCAAGGCAGGCGCGAAGCGCGACAGAGTTTTTTGAAGGGGGTCCAGGGGGAAACTTTTTTGCAAAAAAGTTTCCCCCTGGCCGCCGGAGGCTTCCCACCTCCCCATCACCCCCCTACTCGTTCCGCAGATACGGCCAGGCCTTCTTGCCCAAAAGCCGCACCGTGCCCCCGAGGCTCAAAAGCACGGTGAGTCCGGCGGCCAGGGCGATGGTCACAAGGGCCGGACCGGCCGTGAAGCGCCAGGTCATCTTCAGATAGCCGATGACGAACAGCGCGGCGCAGGCCGTGCCGAGGAAAAGCGCCGACAGCCCGGCGGCCGCGCCGGTCACGGCATGTTCGGCCACCAGCATGGTCAGCATGTCCCCCCGCGTGGCCCCGCAGACCTTGAAAATCACCGCCTCGCGCGACCGCGCCGCCAGCGCCCCGCCGAGCGTCTGGGCCAGGACCAGGATTCCGGCCACGAGCGTGGCCAGGGCCGAGGCGGTCACGGCCAGGCCGATCTTCTCGGCGATGGCCGTGATGTCCGAGAGCGTCTCGCCCACGCTGACCGCCGTGACGTTGGGGAAGGCGGCGGACACGGCCGCAAACAGGGCCTCGTCGGCGGCCTTGGGCGCCCCGTCCGGACGCGGCGGCTCCGGCGCGGTGTAGGCCGTGGCCAGATAGGTCAGGGGCAGGCCGTCGAGCGACCCGGGCGAGAGCACGAAAACGTAGTTGATGCCGAGCGACAGCCAGTTGATGCGCCGAAAACTGGTCACGGTCACGTCGATCTCCCGGCCCTGGACGTTGATGGTCACGGTGTCGCCCAGGCGCACCCCATAGCCTGCGGCGGCCTCGGCATCCATGGAGGCCAGGGGCGGCCCGGCATAGTCCGGCGGCCAGAAGGCCCCGGCCACGATGGCGGAATTCTCCGGCGGGGTGCGGGAAAAGGTCATGCCCCGGTCCCCCCGGGCCACCCAGGCCGTGTCCGGATCGACATTGGCCTTCTCGGCCGCCATGCCGCGCACCTTGACGATGCGCCCGCGCAGGTTGGGCGCGGTCTGCACGGCCGTGACCCCGGGCGTTTGGCGCGCCGCCTCCTCGAAGGCGGCCAGTTGGTGGGGCTGGATGTCGATGAAAAAATAGGCCGGGGCCTTTTCCGGCAGCTCCCGGGTGACCAGTTCGCGGAAATTGGCGTCCACCAAGGCCATGGCCGACAGCGCCGTCAGCCCAAGCCCAAGCGCCGCCACCACCCCGGCCGCCGCGTTGCCCGGCCGCCTCAGCCCCGACACGGCCAGGGCTAAAAGCGGATGGCGCGGCAGGGGGAAAAGGTGCAGCCCGCGCAGCAAGGCCCACCCCGCCCCCCGCAGGACCACGGCGGACAGCACGGCCGCGCCGACAAAGCCCAGCCCCAGCCGCCGGTCGCCGGTAATCCCCACGGCCAGGGCCGCGATGCCCAGGCCGCAGACCGCCGTCACGGCCAAAACGCCCCATCCCGGGCGGCCGGCGGGAAGCTCGCCGTAGCCGCGAAAAAGCGTCAGGGGCGAGATGCGTCCGGCGGCGGACAGGGGCGGCAGGCTGAAAAATAGCGTGGTCAGAAGCCCGAAGGCGGCGGCCGTGCCCAGGGCGGCAGGCGACAGAACAGGGACGATGCGCACCGGCGACAGCTCCCCCAGAAGCGGGGCCACGGCAAAGGGCGCGCCCGCCCCCATGGCCAGCCCCAGGCCGATGCCCAGGGCGGCCAGGAAAAGGATCTGGAGCAGGCAGACGAGAAAGAGCACCCGGGAGGAGGCCCCCACGGAGCGCATGGCCGCCAGGGACGTGGCCCGGGCGTTGATCTGGCCGCGAACGGCCCCGGCCACGCCAAGCCCGCCCAAAAGCAGGGCGGACAGCCCCACCAGCCCCATGATGCCGGTTAAGCGTTCGAAAAATCCGGACAGGCCCGGCGAGGCTCCCGAGGCCTGGCGCACCCGCCAGGAGGCCCCGGGAAAGGCGCTCTCGAGCGCGGCGACAAGGGCCGCAGGATCGCGCCCCGGGGCCAGGGCCACCCTGTAGGCGTAGCGCAATAGGCTCCCCGGCTGCACCAGCCCCGTGGCCGCCAGACTGTTTTCGGCCACCACAAAACGCGGCCCGAACCCCCAAAAGCTCATCATGCGATCCGGCTCCCGCACGAGGACGGCCCGGATGGCGTAGCTCGCCTGTCCCAGACGTACCGTGTCGCCCACGGCCAGCCCCAGCCGGGACATGAGCTCCGGCGCGGCCACGGCCCCGGGCAGGCCGCCTTCTTCGGCCAGGGCCTGGGTCAGGGGCATGTCCGGGGACAGCGCCACCGCGCCGACCAGGGGATAGGCGTCGTCCACAGCCCGAAGCGACACCAGGGCGCGCCGCAGGCCCCCGCCGCCGACCCCGGCCGTGACCATGGCCCGCATGGAGACGATGCCCGAGACCCTCCCGGCGGCGGCAAGCTGGGCCAGGGGAGCGGCATCAAGCGGCGCGCCCGGCGAGGTGACCTCCACATCGCCGCCCAGGAGCAGGGCCGCGTCTGCGGCCAGCCCGGCCCTGAGTCCGGCGGACAGGCTCAACACCCCGCACACGGCGGCCACGCCCAGGGCCAGACAGGCCAAAAAGACCCGCATCCCGGAAAATCCGCCGCGCAGTTCGCGCCGGGCCAGCCGCCCGGCCACGCGTATGTCGCTCGCCAGTTTCACCAGGGCCTCCGTATCGTCGCATTGATCGTCGCCGATGTCGTACCTGCCCCGGAGGAGGCTTACAAGTCTCCCGCCTCCGGTTCCCCCACCCTGCCTGGGACGCCGAAGACCACGAGATGCTTCTCCCCACGGCGTTTCATGGTGCAGCGGCCCACGGTGGCGACAAAAACGAACAGCCTTTCCCCCAACCCTCGTTTTTCGATGCATATTACGACATCCAAACCGCCCAGTCCGGGGAAAATATCATTGCAAGTGAACAAAAACTCCGTAAGATGCAGCCTCATGCTGAAGGTTCCCGCCCCGCCAGACACGTTTCCTGGTGCGATGGTCGGGGTTCTTACGCCAAACGACGAGCCAGCCAGGGGAGGGTGCGATGAAAAACATCAAACTAGGATTGAAGATCGGTCTAGGGTTCGGCCTGCTCATCGCCATCGCCTGCGTCCTGGGCGGCATGGCCGTGGTCAACATGCGCGGCGTGGAGACGGACGCCACGAGGCTCGCCGTGGAATACGTGCCGGAAGCATATATCGCCAACGACGTGGAACGCCACGCCCAGTTGGCCATGTACGCCTGGCGCGGCTATGCCTTTTCCGGCGCGGATAGCTTCAAGACCGAGGGCCTCAAGGAACTCGACCTCGTCAAGAAATACATCGCCGACGCGGCGGCCCATGCCGAAAAATATACCGCGCTGGTCAAGCTCAAGGAAAACGCGGCCATCGCCAAGGCCAAGCTCGAGGACTACGTCAAGCAGGCCACGGCGACGGATGCGGGGATCACCACCGGAGAGAAGCTCCTGGCTACCATGGGGGCCGCCGCCGAGACGTTCGGGAAGAACTGCGATGATTTCCTGGCCTCCCAAAACGAGGCCCTGCAAAAAGAAATCGCCGATGGCGCCGCCCCGGACAAGCTCAAGGAGCGCGCCCAAAAAATTACCTGGATCAATGATGTCATCGGCATCAACAACGCCCTGCGCATCAACGTCTGGAAGGCCCAGACCCTGCGCGATACGGCGCTTATGGATTTAGCCGTGGCCAGCTTCGCCAAAATTGACGAGCCGCTTTCCAAGCTGCGGGCCGTGACCCGCCAGGAGGTCAACGTCAAGCAGCTTAACGCCGTCCGGGAGTCCTCCGACGCCTACAAAAAGGCCCTGGAGGAGTTCAAGGCCAACTTCCAGGCCCTGGCCGAAACCGCCAAAAAGCGCGAAGCGGCGGGGACCGAGGTGCGTCAGGCGGCCC
Above is a genomic segment from Desulfolutivibrio sulfodismutans DSM 3696 containing:
- a CDS encoding type II toxin-antitoxin system RelE/ParE family toxin, whose translation is MQKSFPLDPLQKTLSRFAPALPNGDKSANTPYMKLTRPVSWIKAARKDFETFPLDVQSDILSALTMVADGVTPGVAKPLKGLDGGVFELALRHRGDAFRAVYALKIDSDIWVLHAFQKKSKHGIKTPLSEINLIRERLRRLQEALR
- a CDS encoding ABC transporter permease, translating into MKLASDIRVAGRLARRELRGGFSGMRVFLACLALGVAAVCGVLSLSAGLRAGLAADAALLLGGDVEVTSPGAPLDAAPLAQLAAAGRVSGIVSMRAMVTAGVGGGGLRRALVSLRAVDDAYPLVGAVALSPDMPLTQALAEEGGLPGAVAAPELMSRLGLAVGDTVRLGQASYAIRAVLVREPDRMMSFWGFGPRFVVAENSLAATGLVQPGSLLRYAYRVALAPGRDPAALVAALESAFPGASWRVRQASGASPGLSGFFERLTGIMGLVGLSALLLGGLGVAGAVRGQINARATSLAAMRSVGASSRVLFLVCLLQILFLAALGIGLGLAMGAGAPFAVAPLLGELSPVRIVPVLSPAALGTAAAFGLLTTLFFSLPPLSAAGRISPLTLFRGYGELPAGRPGWGVLAVTAVCGLGIAALAVGITGDRRLGLGFVGAAVLSAVVLRGAGWALLRGLHLFPLPRHPLLALAVSGLRRPGNAAAGVVAALGLGLTALSAMALVDANFRELVTRELPEKAPAYFFIDIQPHQLAAFEEAARQTPGVTAVQTAPNLRGRIVKVRGMAAEKANVDPDTAWVARGDRGMTFSRTPPENSAIVAGAFWPPDYAGPPLASMDAEAAAGYGVRLGDTVTINVQGREIDVTVTSFRRINWLSLGINYVFVLSPGSLDGLPLTYLATAYTAPEPPRPDGAPKAADEALFAAVSAAFPNVTAVSVGETLSDITAIAEKIGLAVTASALATLVAGILVLAQTLGGALAARSREAVIFKVCGATRGDMLTMLVAEHAVTGAAAGLSALFLGTACAALFVIGYLKMTWRFTAGPALVTIALAAGLTVLLSLGGTVRLLGKKAWPYLRNE